A region of Piscinibacter gummiphilus DNA encodes the following proteins:
- a CDS encoding heme/hemin ABC transporter substrate-binding protein, translated as MTASMNRRAVLAAALALSAVGAQAAPAKRIVSLGGVVTEIVFALGAGDRVVGVDDSSIYPAAAHKLPKVGYYRGFSIEGVASLNPDVVLASDQAGPPEALEQLRRLGKTVVMLPSVPTVDALAARIDGVASALGEKAAGDQLVARIREQVAAATKSPGGQNVLLVSSRAGKLEGAGRETAADAVLRLAGARNVLAGERGYKALSAEGAVSLKPEVIVTTTMSVGAAGGLDAFLAQPGIAVTPAAKARRVVVMDDLLLLGFGPRLPEALKVLQDGLAGRK; from the coding sequence ATGACGGCCTCGATGAACCGCCGCGCGGTGCTCGCCGCCGCGCTCGCGCTGTCGGCGGTGGGTGCGCAGGCGGCACCGGCCAAGCGCATCGTCTCGCTCGGTGGCGTGGTGACCGAGATCGTGTTCGCCCTCGGCGCGGGCGACCGCGTGGTGGGTGTCGACGACTCCAGCATCTACCCCGCGGCCGCGCACAAGCTGCCGAAGGTGGGCTACTACCGCGGCTTCTCGATCGAAGGTGTCGCCAGCCTCAATCCGGACGTCGTGCTGGCCTCGGACCAGGCCGGCCCGCCGGAAGCCCTCGAACAGCTGCGCCGTCTCGGCAAGACGGTGGTGATGCTGCCGTCGGTGCCTACGGTCGACGCGCTCGCCGCGCGCATCGACGGCGTGGCCTCGGCCCTCGGCGAGAAGGCGGCCGGCGACCAGCTGGTCGCCCGCATCCGCGAGCAGGTGGCCGCGGCCACGAAGTCCCCGGGCGGGCAGAACGTGCTGCTCGTGAGCAGCCGTGCCGGCAAGCTCGAGGGCGCGGGCCGCGAGACGGCGGCCGACGCGGTGCTGCGCCTCGCGGGCGCCCGCAACGTGCTGGCGGGCGAGCGGGGCTACAAGGCCCTGTCGGCGGAGGGCGCGGTGTCGCTCAAGCCCGAGGTCATCGTCACCACCACGATGTCGGTGGGCGCGGCTGGCGGCCTCGATGCGTTCCTGGCCCAGCCGGGCATCGCGGTCACGCCCGCGGCGAAGGCGCGGCGTGTCGTCGTGATGGACGACCTGCTGCTGCTCGGCTTCGGCCCGCGCCTGCCGGAAGCACTCAAGGTCCTGCAGGACGGGCTCGCGGGTCGCAAGTAG
- a CDS encoding FecCD family ABC transporter permease, which produces MTATSGTMASGLPARRRVTPVAVLAGLVVVLLVLMVASAGSGAVAIPFQRVPGLLLSAPVDGQDALWRSVLVEVRLPRLVFALIVGGGLAIAGTTMQALFRNPLAEPGLIGISLGGAMGAVIAIVLNANSLWTMAPAAFAGSLAATALAYKLGGRQPGVAGVLLAGIAINAMCASVIGIFTTQANDTQLRNLTFWNMGSLAGASWTMLAWLGPWVAVLSALLIREWRSMNALLLGEREAHHLGHAVRPLRRRLVVLAALLVGPLVAVSGTIVFVGLVVPHLVRLTTGADHRWLLPNTLAGGAIALTLADWLARTVVIPAELPIGIVTSLVGGPFLLWLLLRKGT; this is translated from the coding sequence ATGACCGCGACGTCCGGAACGATGGCCTCCGGCCTGCCGGCGCGCCGCCGCGTGACACCGGTGGCCGTGCTGGCGGGCCTGGTGGTCGTGCTGCTCGTGCTGATGGTCGCCTCGGCCGGCAGCGGCGCGGTGGCCATCCCGTTCCAGCGGGTGCCGGGGCTGCTGCTGTCGGCCCCGGTCGACGGGCAGGACGCGCTGTGGCGCAGCGTGCTCGTCGAGGTGCGCCTGCCGCGCCTCGTGTTCGCGTTGATCGTGGGCGGCGGGCTCGCGATCGCGGGCACCACCATGCAGGCGCTGTTCCGCAACCCGCTCGCCGAACCCGGGCTCATCGGGATCTCGCTGGGCGGGGCGATGGGCGCGGTGATCGCGATCGTGCTGAACGCCAACAGCCTGTGGACCATGGCCCCGGCCGCCTTCGCGGGCAGCCTCGCGGCCACCGCGCTGGCATACAAGCTGGGCGGCCGCCAACCCGGTGTCGCGGGCGTGCTGCTGGCCGGCATCGCGATCAACGCGATGTGCGCGAGCGTCATCGGCATCTTCACCACGCAGGCCAACGACACCCAGCTGCGCAACCTCACGTTCTGGAACATGGGCAGCCTCGCGGGCGCGAGCTGGACGATGCTGGCCTGGCTCGGGCCTTGGGTCGCCGTGCTGTCGGCCCTGCTGATCCGCGAGTGGCGGTCGATGAACGCGCTGCTGCTCGGTGAACGCGAGGCCCACCACCTCGGCCACGCCGTGCGGCCGCTGCGCCGCCGCCTCGTCGTGCTGGCCGCCCTGCTGGTCGGGCCGCTCGTGGCCGTCAGCGGCACCATCGTGTTCGTCGGCCTCGTGGTGCCGCACCTGGTGCGGCTCACCACCGGTGCGGACCACCGCTGGCTGCTGCCCAACACGCTGGCCGGCGGCGCCATCGCGCTGACCCTGGCCGACTGGCTCGCGCGCACGGTCGTCATCCCCGCCGAGCTGCCGATCGGCATCGTCACGAGCCTGGTGGGCGGGCCGTTCCTGCTCTGGTTGCTGTTGCGCAAGGGGACCTGA
- a CDS encoding heme ABC transporter ATP-binding protein, with product MMLLARGLDCSRGGRTVLSEVTVSLDPGVVLGVLGANGAGKSSLLATLSGEIAPAAGQVTFDGQPLSSWSAKALARRRAVLPQAPSLAFDLDVRVVVEMGAYAFPELPPREVESLVTRALRLADAEAFRDRRYGALSGGEQQRVQFARVLVQLLAGKASGEYRVLFLDEPTASLDPRHQMDLLATASSLARDEGLAVLVVLHDVNLAAAWCDRLLLLAGRRVVAHGTPTEVLTSTHLRQVYAVDARVMPHPAIAGQPLVVFSRPAA from the coding sequence CTGATGCTTCTGGCCCGAGGATTGGATTGTTCCCGCGGGGGGCGCACCGTGCTGTCGGAGGTGACCGTGTCGCTCGACCCCGGCGTGGTGCTGGGGGTGCTCGGCGCCAACGGGGCCGGCAAGAGTTCGCTGCTGGCGACGCTGTCGGGGGAGATCGCCCCCGCCGCGGGCCAGGTGACTTTCGACGGGCAGCCGCTGTCGTCGTGGAGCGCGAAGGCGCTCGCTCGCCGTCGCGCCGTGCTGCCGCAGGCGCCGTCGCTGGCGTTCGACCTCGATGTGCGCGTCGTCGTGGAGATGGGCGCCTACGCGTTCCCGGAACTGCCGCCGCGCGAGGTCGAGTCGCTGGTGACCCGCGCGCTGCGGCTCGCCGATGCGGAGGCCTTCCGCGACCGCCGCTACGGCGCGCTTTCGGGGGGCGAGCAGCAGCGGGTGCAGTTCGCCCGCGTGCTGGTGCAGCTGCTGGCGGGAAAAGCGTCCGGCGAGTACCGCGTGCTGTTCCTCGACGAACCCACCGCGAGCCTGGACCCGCGCCACCAGATGGACCTGCTGGCCACCGCGTCGTCGCTGGCCCGCGACGAGGGACTGGCGGTGCTGGTGGTGCTGCACGACGTGAACCTCGCCGCGGCGTGGTGCGACCGCCTGCTGCTGCTGGCCGGACGCCGCGTGGTGGCCCACGGGACGCCCACCGAAGTGCTGACGTCGACCCACCTGCGCCAGGTGTACGCAGTCGACGCGCGCGTGATGCCGCACCCGGCCATCGCGGGCCAGCCGCTGGTGGTCTTCAGCCGGCCGGCGGCCTGA
- a CDS encoding ATP-binding protein, with the protein MTRWWHDTLFKRLFLLMWVALVASHVVAFQVVAVQSRGDGWPGGPPRRLSIADGPPLPSLPPTPGLLGHRPFPPRGEGPEDRPRPMQSGTPTLRLLLDYGIRFLVIGLASWWGARWLSAPMRRLVTASQSLASSVGGHERLPVLEEDAGTVEVREAAHVFNDMARQLDSQFRNRGLLVAAISHDLRTPLTRMRIRLESLQHEPAAARCVTDVREMNELIDSVLEIFRSDALAEPPRATDALALAQALTDDLVEQGHRVTCHGGPATVVVQPTALRRVLSNLLSNALRYAGEAAVDVRTTPDAVSIVVEDTGPGIPQNLMDAVFQPFFSLDARPKASGGGTGLGLFIARDLVQRHGGTLTLENRPEGGLRATVKLPRPR; encoded by the coding sequence ATGACCCGCTGGTGGCACGACACGCTGTTCAAGCGGCTGTTCCTGTTGATGTGGGTCGCGCTGGTCGCGAGCCACGTCGTGGCCTTCCAGGTCGTCGCGGTCCAATCCAGGGGCGACGGCTGGCCCGGCGGACCACCGCGGCGCCTCTCGATCGCCGACGGCCCGCCGCTTCCCTCGCTGCCGCCCACGCCGGGCCTGCTCGGCCACCGGCCGTTCCCGCCGCGTGGCGAGGGCCCCGAGGACCGTCCGCGTCCGATGCAGTCGGGCACCCCGACGCTCCGCCTGCTGCTCGACTACGGCATCCGCTTCCTCGTGATCGGCCTGGCTTCGTGGTGGGGCGCGCGCTGGCTGTCGGCGCCGATGCGCCGGCTGGTCACCGCATCGCAGTCCCTCGCGTCGTCCGTCGGCGGCCACGAACGCCTGCCCGTGCTGGAGGAGGACGCCGGCACGGTGGAGGTTCGCGAGGCGGCTCACGTGTTCAACGACATGGCCCGGCAACTCGACTCGCAGTTCCGCAACCGAGGCCTGCTGGTGGCGGCCATCTCGCACGACCTGCGCACGCCGCTCACCCGCATGCGCATCCGGCTCGAATCGCTGCAGCACGAGCCTGCGGCGGCCCGCTGCGTGACCGACGTGCGCGAGATGAACGAGCTGATCGACTCGGTGCTCGAGATCTTCCGCAGCGACGCGCTGGCCGAACCACCCCGCGCCACGGATGCCCTGGCCCTCGCACAGGCGCTGACCGACGACCTCGTCGAACAGGGTCACCGCGTGACCTGCCACGGCGGTCCCGCCACCGTGGTGGTGCAGCCGACGGCGCTGCGGCGCGTGTTGTCGAACCTGCTCAGCAACGCGCTGCGGTATGCCGGCGAGGCAGCGGTCGACGTGCGCACCACGCCGGACGCCGTCAGCATCGTCGTGGAGGACACCGGTCCCGGCATTCCGCAGAACCTGATGGACGCGGTGTTCCAGCCGTTCTTCTCGCTGGACGCCCGGCCGAAGGCCAGTGGCGGCGGCACGGGGCTCGGGCTGTTCATCGCACGCGACCTCGTGCAGCGCCACGGCGGCACGCTGACCCTGGAGAACCGACCCGAGGGCGGCCTGCGGGCGACGGTGAAGCTGCCGCGCCCGCGCTGA
- a CDS encoding response regulator, producing MTRILLTDDDEQIRTTLADYLRTFAFDVRTAATGAGFRDAVASGGVQAIVLDVMLPDANGLELCRWLRHQEDTTPVVMLTAQGDPVSRVIGLEMGADDYLAKPFEPRELVARLNAVLRRAPRPAPGPDVDVPRSVRFAGWTMDCLQRLLVSPTQVAVALSNAEFRLLAAFVAKPGRVLSREQLVEATARSTPGSGPSVNDRSIDLAVSRLRQKLNEAHDAPALIRTVRGEGYVLDAKVAS from the coding sequence GTGACACGCATCCTGCTCACCGACGACGACGAACAGATCCGCACCACCCTCGCCGACTACCTGCGGACCTTCGCCTTCGACGTGCGCACGGCGGCCACCGGCGCGGGCTTCCGCGACGCCGTCGCGTCGGGCGGTGTGCAGGCGATCGTGCTCGACGTGATGCTGCCCGACGCCAACGGCCTCGAACTCTGCCGCTGGCTGCGTCACCAGGAGGACACGACACCGGTGGTCATGCTGACCGCCCAGGGGGATCCGGTGAGCCGTGTGATCGGCCTCGAGATGGGTGCCGACGACTACCTCGCCAAGCCCTTCGAGCCGCGCGAGCTCGTCGCCCGGCTGAACGCGGTGCTGCGCCGCGCGCCGCGGCCCGCCCCGGGCCCCGACGTGGACGTGCCGCGGTCGGTGCGTTTCGCGGGCTGGACGATGGACTGCCTGCAGCGGCTGCTCGTCTCGCCCACGCAGGTGGCCGTGGCGCTGTCGAACGCGGAATTCCGGCTGCTGGCCGCCTTCGTCGCGAAGCCGGGCCGGGTGCTGTCGCGCGAGCAGCTGGTCGAGGCCACCGCCCGGTCCACGCCGGGTTCGGGGCCCTCCGTCAACGACCGCAGCATCGACCTCGCGGTGTCACGGCTGCGCCAGAAGCTCAACGAGGCGCACGACGCACCCGCGCTGATCCGCACGGTGCGCGGCGAAGGGTACGTGCTCGACGCCAAGGTGGCGTCATGA
- a CDS encoding bifunctional diguanylate cyclase/phosphodiesterase, with product MNWQDFQHRWIGPGRRRLRTYLVALVLATMLPTLVAGAFALWRTSESYREASGNRLADTARTLAYAIERDLNAKTVLVQTLAAPVGGAAGIAGLQEWLDGAGLLPGAEVMSEPVTHVRLTPPTRRFTAGGLPSDTALAVADHGRASVTNLFADPPRAAIVTRQSAGPGSSEMLLVSVMVAPQHLVQLAPQDGPNQLAMLVAVTDGAGRVIARSRDASRFIGQVVPDWDKVRAAVSDHGLFEAATTEGLPVKFAFQRLAGTPGWVVVAGEPLDTFNAGWRRLQNQLLLGGALAVVLALLLAAWAARRVLRPVAALARDAEAAAAGEAGVAGQPLGEPSTIHEFEFLRERIANAHAALHQRAEDARRNAEALAISERRHRALAEAGALVLWRSTPDGRLIAAAGWEPLTGQPEPEALGFGWVARVHPDERGRVTGALGNIATGDREIDVEFRLATAAGGWRWVRVRGVLIDEPGQEWVGALEDVDERRRAEAHVAHLAHHDPLTQLPNRTRLRERLVDALRHVREGARAAVLCLDLDRFKHVNDSLGHPAGDALLVAVTHRLTHVVRDGDTVARLGGDEFAIVQTGLASTRDAEVLAERIVSTLGAPYELNGHQVNIGASVGIVHALSVDADPDRLMACADMALYCAKQGGRGGYRTFSPDMDVRLQGRRDTERELAQALARNEFEVSYEPVVNVRFGSICAYEAKVHWQHPLRGPLELAEVSGLADEIGVLRPLGDWILRQACVDAAAWPGDVRVAVDITTGQLEDAAFPGIVAVALQRSGLPAGRLELEVGEHALADGAERVLEALHHLKALGVRIAIDHFGSSRSALGCLRSFPFDKVKIEESFVRQMGVDKEGDAMVRALTALCDTLGVASAASGVDAQAQLDLLSDEECVEVQGRLFGGPLRASDVARQFAQAGQGPGLTPAG from the coding sequence ATGAACTGGCAGGACTTCCAGCACCGATGGATCGGCCCCGGCCGCCGCCGCCTGCGCACCTACCTGGTCGCGCTCGTGCTCGCGACGATGCTGCCCACCCTCGTGGCCGGGGCCTTCGCGCTGTGGCGCACGTCGGAGTCCTACCGCGAGGCCTCGGGCAACCGGTTGGCCGACACCGCGCGCACGCTGGCTTACGCCATCGAGCGCGACCTGAACGCGAAGACCGTGCTCGTGCAGACGCTCGCGGCACCCGTCGGTGGCGCCGCGGGCATCGCCGGCCTGCAGGAATGGCTCGACGGCGCGGGACTGCTGCCGGGAGCGGAGGTGATGTCCGAGCCAGTCACCCACGTGCGCCTCACGCCGCCCACGCGGCGCTTCACGGCGGGCGGGCTGCCCAGCGACACGGCCCTGGCCGTGGCCGACCATGGCCGGGCGTCCGTCACGAACCTGTTCGCCGACCCGCCCCGTGCGGCCATCGTCACCCGCCAGTCCGCGGGGCCGGGGTCGTCGGAGATGCTGCTGGTGTCCGTGATGGTGGCGCCGCAGCACCTCGTGCAACTGGCCCCGCAGGACGGCCCGAACCAGCTCGCGATGCTCGTGGCCGTCACCGACGGTGCGGGACGGGTCATCGCCCGGTCGCGCGATGCCTCGCGGTTCATCGGCCAGGTCGTCCCCGACTGGGACAAGGTGCGCGCCGCCGTGTCTGACCATGGCCTGTTCGAGGCGGCCACCACCGAAGGCCTGCCGGTGAAGTTCGCGTTCCAGCGCCTCGCCGGCACACCGGGCTGGGTGGTGGTCGCGGGCGAGCCGCTCGACACGTTCAACGCCGGCTGGCGCCGCCTGCAGAACCAGCTGCTGCTCGGGGGCGCACTGGCCGTGGTGCTCGCCTTGCTGCTGGCCGCATGGGCGGCGCGCCGCGTGCTGCGCCCGGTCGCCGCGCTGGCCCGCGATGCCGAAGCCGCCGCGGCCGGCGAGGCGGGCGTGGCCGGGCAGCCGCTCGGCGAACCGTCCACCATCCACGAGTTCGAGTTCCTGCGCGAACGCATCGCCAACGCCCACGCCGCCTTGCACCAGCGCGCCGAAGACGCCCGCCGCAACGCCGAGGCGCTGGCCATCAGCGAGCGGCGCCACCGCGCGCTGGCCGAAGCCGGCGCCCTGGTGCTGTGGCGCAGCACCCCCGATGGCCGCCTCATCGCCGCCGCGGGCTGGGAGCCGCTCACGGGGCAGCCCGAGCCCGAGGCGCTCGGCTTCGGCTGGGTCGCCCGCGTGCACCCGGACGAACGCGGCCGAGTCACGGGGGCGCTCGGAAACATCGCCACGGGTGACCGCGAGATCGACGTCGAGTTCCGCCTCGCCACGGCGGCCGGCGGCTGGCGGTGGGTGCGGGTGCGCGGCGTGCTGATCGACGAACCCGGGCAGGAATGGGTCGGCGCCCTCGAAGACGTCGACGAACGCCGCCGGGCCGAGGCCCACGTCGCCCACCTGGCCCACCACGACCCGCTCACGCAGCTGCCGAACCGCACGCGCCTGCGCGAACGGCTGGTGGACGCGCTGCGGCACGTGCGCGAGGGCGCCCGCGCCGCGGTGCTGTGCCTTGACCTCGACCGCTTCAAGCACGTCAACGACTCGCTCGGCCACCCCGCGGGCGATGCCCTGCTGGTGGCGGTGACCCACCGGCTGACCCACGTGGTGCGCGACGGCGACACCGTGGCCCGCCTGGGCGGCGACGAATTCGCCATCGTCCAGACCGGCCTCGCCTCCACGCGCGATGCGGAGGTGCTGGCCGAACGCATCGTGAGCACGCTGGGCGCGCCCTACGAGCTGAACGGCCACCAGGTCAACATCGGCGCGAGCGTGGGCATCGTGCACGCGTTGTCGGTCGACGCGGACCCCGACCGGCTGATGGCGTGCGCCGACATGGCGCTCTACTGTGCGAAGCAGGGCGGCCGGGGTGGGTACCGCACCTTCTCGCCGGACATGGACGTGCGCCTGCAGGGGCGGCGGGACACCGAACGCGAACTGGCACAGGCGCTCGCGCGCAACGAGTTCGAGGTCAGCTACGAGCCGGTGGTCAACGTGCGGTTCGGCAGCATCTGCGCGTACGAGGCGAAGGTGCACTGGCAGCATCCGCTGCGCGGACCGCTCGAACTGGCCGAGGTGTCCGGCCTCGCCGACGAGATCGGCGTGCTGCGCCCGCTCGGCGACTGGATCCTCCGCCAGGCCTGCGTCGATGCGGCCGCCTGGCCCGGCGACGTGCGCGTGGCTGTCGACATCACCACGGGCCAGCTCGAGGACGCGGCCTTCCCGGGCATCGTGGCCGTGGCGCTGCAGCGGTCGGGGTTGCCGGCCGGGCGGCTCGAGCTGGAGGTGGGCGAACACGCGCTGGCCGATGGGGCCGAGCGGGTGCTGGAGGCGCTCCACCACCTGAAGGCGCTCGGCGTGCGCATCGCCATCGACCACTTCGGGTCCAGCCGCTCCGCGCTCGGGTGCCTGCGCAGCTTCCCGTTCGACAAGGTCAAGATCGAAGAGAGCTTCGTGCGGCAGATGGGCGTCGACAAGGAAGGCGACGCCATGGTGCGGGCGCTGACCGCGCTGTGCGACACCCTGGGCGTGGCCAGCGCGGCCTCGGGCGTCGATGCCCAGGCGCAACTCGACCTCCTCAGCGACGAGGAGTGCGTGGAGGTGCAGGGGCGCCTGTTCGGTGGCCCGCTGCGGGCGTCCGACGTGGCCCGGCAGTTCGCGCAGGCCGGGCAGGGACCCGGACTGACTCCGGCCGGCTGA
- a CDS encoding cold-shock protein: MTVGTVKWFNDAKGFGFIEPEGGGEDVFAHFSAIQMEGFRTLQQGEAVAYDLVQGPKGRLAQNIRPLRTSVNDPLGGDSAPMPLGGSLDGDTSVDTTVGALAATSL, translated from the coding sequence ATGACTGTCGGTACGGTGAAGTGGTTCAATGACGCCAAAGGTTTCGGTTTCATCGAACCCGAAGGCGGTGGCGAAGACGTTTTCGCTCATTTTTCGGCCATCCAGATGGAAGGGTTCCGCACCCTCCAGCAGGGCGAGGCCGTGGCATATGACCTCGTGCAGGGCCCCAAGGGCCGCCTCGCGCAGAACATCCGCCCCCTGCGCACTTCGGTGAACGACCCGCTCGGCGGCGACAGCGCCCCGATGCCCCTCGGTGGCTCGCTCGACGGTGATACCTCGGTCGACACCACGGTGGGTGCCCTCGCGGCCACCTCGCTCTGA
- the clpS gene encoding ATP-dependent Clp protease adapter ClpS — translation MPEEKPIPPQTPKPAVPDDGQGAVVAERQAAKTEPPRMYQVVLLNDDYTPMEFVVMVLQEYFKRDLETATQIMLKVHKEGRGVCGVYTKDVAATKVELVATAARRGGHPLQCIMEAA, via the coding sequence ATGCCAGAGGAAAAGCCGATCCCCCCACAGACGCCGAAGCCTGCCGTGCCCGACGATGGGCAGGGGGCTGTCGTCGCCGAGAGACAGGCCGCAAAGACGGAGCCGCCTCGCATGTACCAGGTGGTGCTGCTGAACGATGACTACACGCCGATGGAATTCGTCGTGATGGTCCTGCAGGAGTATTTCAAACGAGATCTGGAGACAGCCACCCAGATCATGCTCAAGGTCCACAAGGAGGGCCGGGGCGTGTGCGGTGTCTATACGAAGGACGTGGCAGCAACGAAGGTCGAACTGGTGGCAACCGCCGCACGTCGCGGCGGGCACCCTTTGCAATGCATTATGGAGGCCGCATGA
- the clpA gene encoding ATP-dependent Clp protease ATP-binding subunit ClpA produces MIAQELEVSLHMAFVEARQQRHEFITVEHLLMALLDNPSAAEVLRACSASIDELRKSLAQFIKENTPTVGGAEEVDTQPTLGFQRVIQRAIMHVQSTGSGKKEVTGANVLVAIFGEKDSHAVYYLHQQGVTRLDVVNFIAHGIKKSDPPETPKANDGAGQEGEKEEGEAKGSPLDQFTQNLNQMARDGKIDPLIGREHEVERVIQILCRRRKNNPLLVGEAGVGKTAIAEGLAWRITQNDVPEILADAQVYSLDMGALLAGTKYRGDFEQRLKSVLKHLKDQPNAVLFIDEIHTLIGAGAASGGTLDASNLLKPALSSGSMKCIGATTFTEYRGIFEKDAALSRRFQKVDVVEPSVEQTVEILKGLKSRFEEHHSVKYALGALQAAAELSAKFINDRHLPDKAIDVIDEAGAAQRILPKSKQKKTITRNEVEDIVAKIARIPPASVSSDDRSKLKTLDRDLKSVVFGQEPAIDALAAAIKMARSGLGKPDKPIGSFLFSGPTGVGKTEVAKQLAFILGIDLIRFDMSEYMERHAVSRLIGAPPGYVGFDQGGLLTEAITKKPHAVLLLDEIEKAHPDVFNVLLQVMDHGSLTDNNGRKADFRNVIIIMTTNAGAETMNKSTIGFTNARESGDEMADIKRLFTPEFRNRLDAIVSFRALDEEIIMRVVDKFLLQLESQLSEKKVEATFTDALRKLLAKKGFDPLMGARPMQRLIQDTIRRALADELLFGSLVDGGRLTVDVDADGKTVLDIQPPRKSDKPKAEPATA; encoded by the coding sequence ATGATTGCGCAAGAGCTTGAAGTCAGTCTGCACATGGCGTTCGTCGAGGCGCGCCAGCAGCGCCACGAATTCATCACGGTGGAACACCTGCTGATGGCGCTGTTGGACAACCCGTCGGCCGCGGAAGTGCTGCGCGCCTGCTCGGCCAGCATCGACGAACTGCGCAAGAGCCTTGCGCAGTTCATCAAGGAGAACACGCCCACCGTCGGTGGTGCCGAAGAGGTGGACACCCAGCCCACGCTCGGCTTCCAGCGTGTGATCCAGCGCGCCATCATGCACGTGCAGTCCACGGGCAGCGGCAAGAAGGAAGTGACCGGCGCCAACGTGCTCGTCGCCATCTTCGGCGAGAAGGACTCTCACGCCGTGTACTACCTGCACCAGCAGGGTGTCACGCGCCTGGACGTGGTCAACTTCATCGCCCACGGCATCAAGAAGTCGGACCCGCCGGAAACCCCGAAGGCGAACGACGGTGCCGGCCAGGAAGGCGAGAAGGAGGAGGGCGAAGCCAAGGGCTCGCCGCTCGACCAGTTCACGCAGAACCTCAACCAGATGGCCCGCGACGGCAAGATCGATCCGCTCATCGGCCGCGAGCACGAGGTCGAGCGCGTGATCCAGATCCTCTGCCGCCGCCGCAAGAACAACCCGTTGCTGGTCGGTGAGGCCGGCGTGGGCAAGACCGCCATCGCCGAGGGCCTCGCCTGGCGCATCACCCAGAACGACGTGCCGGAGATCCTGGCCGACGCGCAGGTGTACTCGCTCGACATGGGCGCGCTGCTCGCGGGCACCAAGTACCGCGGCGACTTCGAGCAGCGGCTCAAGAGCGTGCTCAAGCACCTCAAGGACCAGCCGAACGCCGTGCTGTTCATCGACGAGATCCACACGCTGATCGGCGCCGGTGCGGCGTCGGGTGGCACGCTGGACGCCAGCAACCTCCTCAAGCCCGCGCTCAGCTCGGGCTCGATGAAGTGCATCGGCGCCACCACGTTCACCGAGTACCGCGGCATCTTCGAGAAGGACGCGGCCCTGTCCCGCCGCTTCCAGAAGGTCGACGTGGTCGAGCCGTCGGTCGAGCAGACCGTCGAGATCCTGAAGGGGCTGAAGTCGCGCTTCGAGGAGCACCACAGCGTGAAGTACGCGCTGGGCGCCCTGCAGGCCGCGGCCGAGCTGTCGGCGAAGTTCATCAACGACCGCCACCTGCCCGACAAGGCCATCGACGTGATCGACGAGGCCGGTGCCGCGCAGCGCATCCTGCCCAAGAGCAAGCAGAAGAAGACCATCACGCGCAACGAGGTCGAAGACATCGTCGCGAAGATCGCGCGCATCCCGCCCGCGAGCGTGTCCAGCGACGACCGTTCGAAGCTCAAGACGCTCGACCGTGACCTCAAGAGCGTGGTGTTCGGCCAGGAGCCGGCCATCGACGCGCTGGCCGCCGCCATCAAGATGGCGCGGTCCGGTCTCGGCAAGCCCGACAAGCCGATCGGCTCGTTCCTGTTCAGCGGCCCCACCGGCGTCGGCAAGACCGAGGTCGCGAAGCAGCTCGCGTTCATCCTGGGCATCGACCTGATCCGCTTCGACATGAGCGAGTACATGGAGCGCCATGCCGTGAGCCGCCTCATCGGCGCGCCTCCGGGCTATGTCGGCTTCGACCAGGGCGGCCTGCTCACCGAGGCCATCACGAAGAAGCCGCATGCCGTGCTGCTGCTCGACGAGATCGAGAAGGCGCACCCGGACGTCTTCAACGTGTTGCTGCAGGTGATGGACCACGGCTCGCTGACCGACAACAACGGGCGCAAGGCCGACTTCCGCAACGTCATCATCATCATGACGACGAACGCGGGGGCCGAGACCATGAACAAGAGCACCATCGGCTTCACGAATGCCCGCGAGTCGGGCGACGAGATGGCCGACATCAAGCGCCTGTTCACGCCGGAGTTCCGCAACCGCCTGGACGCCATCGTGAGCTTCCGTGCGCTCGATGAGGAAATCATCATGCGCGTGGTCGACAAGTTCCTGCTGCAGCTCGAGAGCCAGCTGTCCGAGAAGAAGGTGGAAGCCACGTTCACCGATGCGCTGCGCAAGCTGCTCGCGAAGAAGGGCTTCGATCCGCTGATGGGCGCCCGCCCGATGCAGCGCTTGATTCAGGACACCATCCGGCGCGCGCTGGCCGACGAACTGCTGTTCGGCAGCCTGGTCGACGGCGGCCGCCTGACGGTGGACGTCGATGCCGACGGCAAGACGGTGCTGGACATCCAGCCGCCGCGCAAGAGCGACAAGCCGAAGGCGGAGCCGGCCACGGCCTGA